A single window of Tiliqua scincoides isolate rTilSci1 chromosome 10, rTilSci1.hap2, whole genome shotgun sequence DNA harbors:
- the HIPK4 gene encoding homeodomain-interacting protein kinase 4, whose product MVTIESESDFYDVFEILGKGTFGEVVKSWKRSKGEMVAIKILKNDSYRSRIIKNELKLLQTMSEVDSEETHIVQFHEFFHDDLKFYLVFELLEQNLFDFQKEHNFSPLPVRHIRTVTTQVLRALAKLKELSIIHADLKPENIMLVDQVRYPFRVKVIDFGSASIFNEVRYVKEPYIQSRFYRAPEILLGLPFCEKVDVWSLGCVMAELHLGWPLYPGNNEYDQIRYICETQGMPRPTLLNAARKAHLFFKRGQHPEMGNAWQLKSPAEYLADTKVKSVERRKYVLKSLDQMEAVNVHKMIYPDTEALAEYFDLRSMVELIKRMLTWDSHERITPSAALKHPYVSTQPLKQNYALTQYYQLCLRSIHESLPGSSKMPEEEVQLYSAMEEEERFFAVPEENAAARGIQRTTSQMDDLCIAEAGREVPLKVWGEGPSAGLYEPLSGPTEATSGRRKSLHQSLRMHHDPAQQEPIPAYYRNRHGSPKHRKASHHAKSDPTFENLILLGQYSPEDTASWEKGSNTSTASLPESNAREDPSFSKGLVLSPTTQVRGTASSGAPQQEAPQLPGPPTWLPNEEWLAEQGPLKTVLHASRNRHQLQPYLQHIASHH is encoded by the exons ATGGTCACAATCGAGTCGGAATCGGACTTCTATGACGTTTTTGAGATCCTGGGGAAGGGCACTTTTGGGGAAGTGGTGAAAAGCTGGAAACGGAGCAAAGGGGAGATGGTGGCTATAAAGATCCTGAAGAATGACTCGTACCGGAGCCGAATAATCAAGAACGAGCTGAAGCTGCTGCAGACCATGTCGGAGGTCGACTCGGAGGAGACTCACATTGTCCAGTTCCACGAGTTCTTCCATGATGACCTCAAGTTCTACCTGGTCTTTGAGCTCCTGGAACAAAATCTCTTTGACTTCCAGAAAGAGCACAACTTCTCCCCGCTGCCAGTCCGACACATCCGCACGGTGACGACACAGGTGCTGAGAGCCCTGGCCAAGCTGAAGGAGCTTTCCATCATCCACGCAGACCTGAAGCCAGAGAACATCATGCTGGTGGACCAGGTGAGGTACCCTTTCCGAGTAAAGGTGATTGACTTTGGCTCCGCCAGCATCTTCAACGAGGTGCGCTACGTCAAGGAACCCTACATCCAGTCCCGATTCTACCGGGCGCCGGAGATCCTGCTTGGCCTGCCCTTCTGCGAGAAGGTGGACGTGTGGTCCTTGGGTTGCGTGATGGCAGAGCTGCACCTTGGCTGGCCCCTGTACCCTGGAAACAATGAGTACGACCAGATCCGGTACATCTGTGAGACCCAGGGGATGCCGAGGCCCACCCTTCTCAATGCAGCCAGGAAGGCCCATCTCTTCTTCAAGCGGGGGCAACACCCAGAGATGGGGAACGCCTGGCAGCTTAAGTCCCCAGCCGAATATCTGGCAGACACCAAGGTGAAGTCTGTAGAGAGGAGGAAGTACGTGCTCAAGTCGCTGGACCAGATGGAGGCCGTGAACGTCCACAAGATGATCTACCCAGACACTGAGGCCTTGGCCGAGTACTTTGACCTCCGGAGCATGGTGGAGCTGATCAAGCGGATGCTGACCTGGGACTCCCACGAGCGCATCACGCCCAGCGCGGCTCTGAAGCACCCGTACGTCTCCACGCAGCCCCTCAAGCAGAACTACGCACTCACCCAGTACTACCAGCTCTGCCTGAGGAGCATCCATGAATCGCTGCCCGGCAGCAGCAAGatgccagaggaggaggtgcagcTGTACAGcgccatggaggaggaggagcgctTCTTCGCCGTGCCGGAGGAGAATGCAGCGGCTCGTGGTATCCAAAGGACCACCAGCCAAATGGACGACCTCTGCATTGCCGAGGCAGGCCGGGAGGTGCCCCTGAAAGTGTGGGGAGAAGGCCCCAGTGCAGGGCTCTACGAGCCGCTCTCGGGCCCCACAGAGGCAACCTCTGGCCGGCGCAAATCCCTCCACCAGTCCCTCAGGATGCACCATGACCCAGCACAGCAAGAGCCCATCCCAGCCTACTACCGGAACCGGCACGGCAGCCCCAAGCACCGCAAGGCATCCCACCACGCCAAGTCTGACCCCACCTTTGAAAACTTGATCCTGCTGGGGCAATACTCACCAGAAGACACGGCCAGCTGGGAGAAAGGGAGCAACACGAGCACTGCGTCCTTGCCAGAGTCCAACGCGAGGGAGGACCCCAGCTTCTCCAAGGGCCTGGTGCTTTCCCCCACCACTCAGGTAAGGGGGACTGCCTCCTCTGGGGCAC CACAGCAGGAGGCCCCCCAGCTGCCCGGGCCCCCCACCTGGCTACCCAACGAGGAGTGGCTGGCAGAGCAAGGCCCCCTCAAGACAGTGCTGCACGCCTCCCGGAACCGCCACCAGCTGCAGCCCTACCTGCAACACATCGCCAGCCACCACTGA
- the PLD3 gene encoding 5'-3' exonuclease PLD3, with the protein MKPHVTYQQLKTLPGPAELPLAEQPTPAHRKDLCCVLVMTILGTVLVAALLIHTLVLPFRGSVSVGSWVAVPYLDNSCSDPCRVVLVESIPEGLTYDDNSTVSPSTFEAWLRLLGDARHSVDIAAFYWTLRNEDTHTQDPSAGQGEEVLAELLKLAGRGVATRIAVNPPSARLPSNDLQALEDSGAQIRKVDLPKLTTGVLHTKFWIVDETHIYLGSANMDWRALTQVKELGVAVYNCSCLAQDLGKMFEVYWALGLPNATIPSPWPERFSTTYNKERPLELTLNGSKAGVYLSSAPPRLCATGRTEDLQSLLSVIDGAEEFVYVAVMSYLPTMEFSHPKRFWPVIDDHLRKAAYERAVHVRLLVGCWRHSKAVMFPFLRSLAAMQDNRTHYSVEVRLFVVPANETQAKIPYARVNHNKYMVTDKVAYIGTSNWSGDYFLHTAGSALVVNQSHVEPSSQPTMRDQLQAVFERDWNSRYSQDLSLLGKGEDLCGAR; encoded by the exons ATGAAGCCTCACGTCACATACCAGCAG CTGAAGACACTGCCTGGTCCTGCCGAGCTTCCGCTGGCCGAGCAGCCTACCCCAGCCCACCGCAAG gATCTCTGCTGCGTGCTGGTGATGACCATCCTTGGAACCGTGCTGGTGGCTGCCCTCCTGATCCACACCCTTGTTCTCCCCTTCCGCGGCTCGGTCTCTGTTGGGAGCTGGGTGGCCGTCCCATACCTGGACAACTCATGCAGTGACCCCTGCCG GGTCGTGCTGGTGGAGAGCATCCCAGAGGGACTGACCTACGATGACAACAGCACAGTCAGCCCTTCCACATTTGAGGCCTGGCTGAGGCTGCTGGGGGATGCCAGGCACTCTGTCGACATCGCCGCTTTCTACTGGACCCTGCGGAATGAGGACACGCACACCCAGGACCCCTCCGCCGGCCAG GGGGAAGAAGTCTTAGCAGAGCTGCTGAAGTTGGCGGGCAGAGGTGTTGCCACTCGCATTGCGGTCAACCCCCCATCTGCCCGACTGCCCAGCAATGACCTCCAGGCCCTGGAGGACAGTG GAGCCCAGATCCGCAAAGTTGACCTGCCCAAGCTGACCACCGGAGTCCTGCACACCAAGTTCTGGATCGTGGATGAGACGCacatttatttggggagtgccaACATGGACTGGAGGGCCCTCACTCAG GTGAAGGAGCTCGGGGTCGCTGTGTACAACTGCAGCTGTCTGGCCCAGGACCTGGGGAAGATGTTTGAGGTGtactgggctctggggctgcccaATGCCACCATCCCCTCGCCCTGGCCAGAGAGGTTCTCAACCACATACAACAAGGAGAGGCCCTTGGAGCTGACGCTGAATGGCAGTAAGGCTGGCGTTTACCTTTCG AGTGCTCCCCCACGCCTATGCGCCACTGGCCGAACGGAGGACCTCCAGTCCCTGCTGAGCGTCATTGACGGGGCTGAGGAGTTTGTGTATGTGGCTGTGATGAGCTATTTGCCCACCATGGAGTTCTCGCACCCCAAGAG gttctggCCTGTCATTGATGACCACTTGCGGAAGGCGGCATATGAGAGGGCAGTTCACGTCCGCCTCCTGGTTGGCTGCTGGCGACACTCCAAAGCCGTCATGTTCCCCTTTCTGCGGTCTCTGGCTGCCATGCAGGACAACCGCACCCACTACAGTGTGGAAGTG AGGCTCTTTGTGGTCCCTGCAAACGAGACACAGGCCAAGATCCCGTACGCCAGAGTCAACCACAATAAGTACATGGTGACTGACAAGGTGGCCTACATTG GGACGTCCAACTGGTCTGGGGACTACTTCCTCCACACTGCAGGATCGGCACTGGTTGTGAATCAGAGCCACGTGGAGCCCTCGTCCCAACCCACCATGCGGGACCAGCTGCAGGCCGTGTTTGAGCGGGACTGGAATTCCAGATACAGCCAGGACTTGAGCTTGCTGGGCAAGGGGGAGGACCTCTGTGGGGCCCGCTGA